The genomic region taagattataatattagtttataactaaaatcaataatttcttaaaagtttTAAGATAAAATGCTAATATAAGGCCTAATTAATAAACTGTAAAATTGAGATACACAAAtgtttaatcaaattaaaagttaattcaataattatgtTGATTTAAACTGAAAGCCAACCAACTCAAACCacctaatttttcttatttacaaGATGATTATTTCTTAAACTGACAACATTTTATGTAGTGATAGGGAATTCATTTCCGAACCTATTGGATTACAGGTTcacattaattaaaattcaattaaccaaaaaaatgtatataaaaaagacCAATGGTTTAAGTCTGATTAGTtgagataattatttatttagtcaatttcaaataataagaagtaaaatgtttttttttattacgaTATAAAACAGAAACTTAATAGATCATTAGTCTACTGTTTTAGACTACTGTCTACCTtgttatatagaaaaataataaaaatacccgtatttttaatttttttttatcaaaaatgcAATGTAAATTTTGTTGCTTATTTTCACTGTacacaaacataaaaaatattactttttttattcttttaaaaaatacggTGTTGGCTGtgttctgttttttttttttttgataaaaaaatcaaagaaaaataaaaaataaccacaccaaattttttgaaaaaaagtttaaaaatagtattttttttaaagtatttttgaaagattcccttttatatatagtatttaataaattaataattttattaattaataaattatataaaaaagtacCATGCTATGTAATTAATAATCctattattcaataattaataaattttagtaatattttcttttaattattaaagggATATTtcaatgaaaaaagaaaatatgaacaAGTAAAACTAGTTTTGTTATTATTGACAagaataaagtttaatttagcaattaatttattgttcgagtttaatttaattcttttaaaatttttagacaTTTTAGCTcaaatctttatatatttagtttaaattagCACCATTTCTTACAAAAATGAGAAACTAAGTTATAAACTCCTTAGAAAGAAAGTAGatggaataaaaataaaaaaatattaattttttatattaaattatttaaattaaattataaattgatatttaaataaaatacaaactCTCActctttcaaatttttttttaaagtaagaGTAATTTGAGCCAAATATACAAAtgtttggattaaaaaatttataaatttagaaaaaaaaaaactaaatgtattttattccttaatgataaagaaagatattaaatgtatttttagAGTATATATCCACtttttaataatcacttattgaattaaaaattaaatttcagttagaatataattcatctttatataataattaatatactaataaataactattCTAAGTTTTcaagatatattaatttatatatatatatatatataatgattttCTTACTAAAAAGGTCAGTTTCTATCTTCTGCTGTAAATATATACCTCtcgaaaaaaatttatccagaatatttttcataattaactattttatatgaatatagATGTAAGTTTATTATGAATCCCATAATTCATATGAGATGATGTTGGTAAACATTAGGCTAGAATTTTTCAGTATGTATCAATCATATTCCTTGACATGcaaatatattcattattttgtaCATATTCCGAGCAATAATTAAGGTTTTGGTACACAAATAATTGGAGCCATTTCCTAAACAGTTGGAGGAACTCTCAATGCTTCTTCATTAACCTCATATGAAAAAACCCACAAACCGTTTGCTTATATAAAGAGAGAGACCCCCCAATTGCTAgacattctttttctttatctcaaagcaaaggataaagaaaatgaatgtAACAAGTGGAGTTTGGATAGTGGCAGCCAGTATTGGCACAGTAGAGGTAATGAAAGATCAAGGAATTTGCAGATGGAATTCTGTTTTAAGATCATTAGAACAGCATGCCAAGAATAATTTAAGAACCTTGGCTCAACCCTTCAggattctttcttcttcttcttatttgtCTTGTTCATCCATGGCTAATGAGATCAATATTGGAGATGTTAAGTTGAAGAAACAAGAGGAATCCTTGGAGAAAATTTTGCATTTGGGATGTTTGGGTCCCAATACTATAAGGTTTTAACCGATGTAGCCAAGAATTTTAGATgtgtttttcttaataataataatctcaaTACATAAAGTTGAATATGATGATTAGAGATGTCAATCTCTAAATTTAGCCTTAAGAAAAGCACAAAATGGTGGTGCCTATCCCACAGCTAGTGATTATACGTATatattttggaaatttaagtctCCCGTATTGTTTTATGtatttgtttgaattgtttttgttttcataaaatttaacaaaaactAGAAGTGTACGAATAAACGGTATgtcagaaattaaaaaaagaaagattatttatatgtttgtaTCTATATACCCGaatcataaataattgatatgtatttattagtttaaataataaaatatatttcaattattaatattaaagtgtaaaatataaaaaattcttagaTGGTGACATGTTATTAATCGTAATATGTTCATTggttggtatatttattatcaataacAACTTATAGTTAAAATCCAATCAATAAAATActataatcaataaataaaaccaCATGTCACTATgcaattgatttaatttacatatgcgtgataaattaaatctatttaagaatttatcataaaacatttatatatCCATAtcattcttctatttattataattaaaataaaaaatttcttaaaaaaagagatatattgAATATTATGTTAAAGTTATAGAAAACATATCTCTATATAAacgggaaaaagaaaactctaaTATTATTACATCAATCAAAGCAATTGATTAGGGTGGCCAAAATATGAGTAAAGTTgaagttaaaattttaaataaactttttatttgtataagaAACACTAAATTTGAATTTGTAAATAACTTTATAAGAACTTATGAAAGTCATTTAGAGTACATATAATACAAATTTGGTACATTTTCAAtgtctttatatatatgtttccAGATTGACATGCATGGATTTAAACATAAGAATTAGAAATagcagaaagaaagaattaatggTGTGAGAGTTTCAATAGGTAAAGTTTGGATTTCTGGTAACACCCTAATAGATTTGGGATCCTTTTTCTGCTTCTCAACTAATTCTTTCAAAACCTACTAAGATTATATATAATGCAAATTTAAGCATAAaagtgaattaaaaaaattaaataaatcatattattagATCAAATCTTaaactttttttccttttcagaGAATGTATTTTATGCTCTTCAAAAAGTGAAAAGTAAGTGTTAATTGAACTAAAAGTGGAGAATTTAATACTAAACTAGCCAAAAGTTAAAAGTGTCAAATTCAactttatttctcaaaaaactagtaaaagaaagaatctatatatatgacatCTAGCAATAAGTTTAGGGACTAGAttgtttttttaaagaaaaaggagaaaggaTTTAAATGTCAATTTGCCTCCTCAATTTTGAGTCGATGGCCAATTActgagattttaaaatttttagccGATTTGAGCTACCAACTCAGTAAAAACGGTCAATTCAGtctaataaataagtaaataagtaaagtttattttagtcattgaattttatattatatattaaacttagtaatataatttttataataagattttttatgttaatataatctaataataatgtctaatcaaatctaattacattttcaattttaataaaaaattaaattagataataaaattaaactcataaaatttaaatttttattaagattagaaaaaaattagttttttaaataattaatcttagtttctaatatttttagcataatttgATCAAATGggtaaaaaattagtaattagttattattatttaatttaaattattcagtaattttattttaattaagtttgatacttaatataaagttttaaggattaaattaaattttacttattaattaggtcttttaattaaacttttacTGAGCGCGTGGAATAcaatctcttaattttgtgAGAATTTGAACTGAATTGGTTGTTTCTGTCAAATTGGTGGGTGAAATtggtcaaaaattaaaaatttgaataaattggAAATTGACTTCAAATTGAGGGGGCAAATTGACCTTTAAACCGAAAGGAAAAGTAAGAAGAAGCCAACACGGCAAGAACCCGTAggttttattattagattataaagaaaagaaaacagttGTCACTTGCGATACACTTTCCttattactttatatatatttttctttgtcttgaatttatatatttcaatatatactaaaataatatctcAGTTTCCAATTTCCTGCAGCTACCGCCCATGGATTCTATAAAACAACTCGGAGAAAAGCAGAGTAGTTTGCTGTATTAACCAAATACCatggatttctttttcttttccacttGAATTGCCTCTGGTTTTTTCACTACCCctcttcatatatatatatacctcaCCAACACAAGCAATCTAATACACACAAtttctctcctttcttttaaCTCACCAAACAGAAAATCCCCAATTCTCTCCATTTTCGACAGACCcaaatcaagaatcaagaaaaagaaacccaACTCAAGAATCAAGAAATCAAGGAAAAATGAATGCTGCAAGAAAAGCTTGGATAGTGGCAGCTAGTATTGGAGCAGTGGAAGCACTTAAAGACCAAGGCATTTGCAGATGGAATTACACTCTAAGGTCACTACAGCAGCATGCCAAGAACAATATAAGATCATTTGCTCAAGCCAACACAGTTTCTTCATCTGggtcttcttcatcatcggcAGCAGTTGCaatgtctaatgaaatcattagAAATAATGCTGagttgaagaagaaagaggcTGCAATGGAGAAAGTTATGGGTTTGAGCTGCTGGGGTCCTAGTactattagattttaaatgattattaCCTTTGTCA from Ricinus communis isolate WT05 ecotype wild-type chromosome 9, ASM1957865v1, whole genome shotgun sequence harbors:
- the LOC8282436 gene encoding uncharacterized protein LOC8282436; protein product: MNAARKAWIVAASIGAVEALKDQGICRWNYTLRSLQQHAKNNIRSFAQANTVSSSGSSSSSAAVAMSNEIIRNNAELKKKEAAMEKVMGLSCWGPSTIRF